A single genomic interval of Daucus carota subsp. sativus chromosome 1, DH1 v3.0, whole genome shotgun sequence harbors:
- the LOC108211581 gene encoding putative pentatricopeptide repeat-containing protein At3g15130 isoform X2, with protein sequence MWIQSGGDEELKYSNLLRKCTACSSLIHGRAVHGKFVKLAIHSSSLYLHNFLLNMYVKCGDLKNGVQLFDEMPHRNVVSWTAVIAAFVQHGRPIEALFFFSRMHHTGTARPNGFTFVSVLQACSFSNTLMPAYQVYGFILKVGLESNIYLVNAFLTALLRHNQFSEALYVFDNCLNRDIVSWNAMMAGYLQYSFADVPGFWCKMIREGVMPDNYTFASLLTALSALTDLTLGLQVHARLAKSGHGNEMCVGNSLVDMYLKNQKLADGWKAFEEMPCRDVHTWTQVAAGCLNCGEPREALEVVKEMREMGVKPNKFTLVTALNACANLASLDDGNRFHGLKIKLGDEVDVCVDNALLDMYAKCGLMDSALSVFRSMKDRTVVSWTTMIMGYAQNGHARKALDIFSEMRVEGPEPNYITFICVLYACSLGGYIDEAWRHISSMNDDYGISPGEDHYACMVNLLGLAGRTKEAEALILQMPSKPGVLVWQTLLGACRLHGDIDTATRAAKHALNLDRHAPSTYVLLSNTFADTSNWNAVGTLRELMGSRDVKKMYGSSWIS encoded by the exons ATGTGGATACAAAG CGGCGGGGATGAAGAATTGAAATACTCTAATTTATTACGAAAATGCACTGCATGTTCGAGCTTAATCCATGGCAGAGCAGTCCATGGGAAGTTCGTTAAACTTGCCATCCACTCATCTTCACTGTATCTCCACAATTTTCTACTCAATATGTATGTCAAATGCGGAGACCTTAAAAACGGGGTTCagctgtttgatgaaatgccccACAGAAATGTTGTGTCATGGACGGCTGTTATCGCTGCTTTTGTACAACATGGTAGACCCATCGAagctcttttcttcttttctcggATGCATCACACTGGAACAGCTAGGCCTAATGGCTTCACCTTTGTTAGTGTTCTTCAAGCATGTTCTTTCTCTAATACCTTGATGCCTGCATACCAAGTTTATGGCTTCATCCTCAAGGTTGGTTTGGAGTCGAATATTTACTTGGTCAATGCTTTTTTGACTGCATTATTGCGCCATAATCAGTTTTCTGAAGCTTTGTATGTTTTCGACAATTGTTTAAATAGGGATATAGTATCATGGAACGCCATGATGGCTGGTTATCTGCAGTATTCCTTTGCAGATGTTCCGGGCTTTTGGTGTAAGATGATTCGGGAAGGGGTGATGCCTGATAATTATACATTTGCTAGTCTTCTCACTGCTTTGTCTGCTCTTACTGATCTCACTTTGGGATTGCAAGTTCATGCGCGGCTTGCTAAGTCTGGTCATGGAAATGAGATGTGTGTAGGCAATTCCTTGGTCGATATGTACTTGAAAAACCAAAAATTGGCTGATGGTTGGAAAGCTTTTGAAGAAATGCCTTGTAGAGATGTGCATACTTGGACTCAAGTGGCAGCTGGGTGTttaaattgtggtgaacctAGAGAAGCACTAGAGGTTGTCAAAGAGATGAGGGAGATGGGAGTGAAACCGAACAAGTTTACTCTTGTTACTGCACTTAATGCATGTGCTAATTTAGCTTCTttagatgatggaaatagattTCATGGGTTGAAAATTAAGCTTGGTGATGAAGTTGACGTGTGTGTGGATAATGCTCTGTTGGACATGTATGCAAAATGTGGATTAATGGATAGTGCATTAAGTGTATTTCGATCGATGAAAGACAGGACAGTTGTTTCATGGACGACAATGATAATGGGGTATGCACAAAATGGGCATGCAAGAAAAGCTTTAGATATCTTCAGTGAGATGAGGGTGGAAGGTCCAGAACCtaattatattacattcatATGTGTACTATATGCATGTAGCCTAGGAGGATACATTGATGAAGCTTGGAGGCATATTTCTTCCATGAATGACGACTACGGAATCTCACCTGGAGAAGATCACTATGCATGCATGGTAAATCTCTTAGGCCTGGCTGGGCGTACGAAAGAAGCTGAGGCCTTAATCCTCCAAATGCCATCCAAACCAGGAGTACTAGTTTGGCAGACTTTACTCGGCGCTTGTCGGCTTCATGGGGATATTGACACTGCAACTCGTGCAGCAAAGCATGCTTTAAATCTAGACAGACATGCCCCTTCAACTTATGTATTGTTAAGCAACACGTTCGCTGATACGAGCAATTGGAATGCCGTAGGGACGCTGAGAGAATTGATGGGAAGTAGGGATGTGAAGAAGATGTATGGCTCTAGCTGGATTAGCTAA
- the LOC108211581 gene encoding pentatricopeptide repeat-containing protein At2g13600 isoform X1 yields MWIQRYLHFNLCKLPHPTNLSHFIYYAHLSSCVNSNFYDYSGGDEELKYSNLLRKCTACSSLIHGRAVHGKFVKLAIHSSSLYLHNFLLNMYVKCGDLKNGVQLFDEMPHRNVVSWTAVIAAFVQHGRPIEALFFFSRMHHTGTARPNGFTFVSVLQACSFSNTLMPAYQVYGFILKVGLESNIYLVNAFLTALLRHNQFSEALYVFDNCLNRDIVSWNAMMAGYLQYSFADVPGFWCKMIREGVMPDNYTFASLLTALSALTDLTLGLQVHARLAKSGHGNEMCVGNSLVDMYLKNQKLADGWKAFEEMPCRDVHTWTQVAAGCLNCGEPREALEVVKEMREMGVKPNKFTLVTALNACANLASLDDGNRFHGLKIKLGDEVDVCVDNALLDMYAKCGLMDSALSVFRSMKDRTVVSWTTMIMGYAQNGHARKALDIFSEMRVEGPEPNYITFICVLYACSLGGYIDEAWRHISSMNDDYGISPGEDHYACMVNLLGLAGRTKEAEALILQMPSKPGVLVWQTLLGACRLHGDIDTATRAAKHALNLDRHAPSTYVLLSNTFADTSNWNAVGTLRELMGSRDVKKMYGSSWIS; encoded by the coding sequence ATGTGGATACAAAGGTACTTGCATTTTAATCTCTGCAAGTTGCCACACCCAACAAATTTGTCTCATTTCATATATTACGCACACTTGTCCAGTTGCGTTAACAGTAACTTTTATGATTATAGCGGCGGGGATGAAGAATTGAAATACTCTAATTTATTACGAAAATGCACTGCATGTTCGAGCTTAATCCATGGCAGAGCAGTCCATGGGAAGTTCGTTAAACTTGCCATCCACTCATCTTCACTGTATCTCCACAATTTTCTACTCAATATGTATGTCAAATGCGGAGACCTTAAAAACGGGGTTCagctgtttgatgaaatgccccACAGAAATGTTGTGTCATGGACGGCTGTTATCGCTGCTTTTGTACAACATGGTAGACCCATCGAagctcttttcttcttttctcggATGCATCACACTGGAACAGCTAGGCCTAATGGCTTCACCTTTGTTAGTGTTCTTCAAGCATGTTCTTTCTCTAATACCTTGATGCCTGCATACCAAGTTTATGGCTTCATCCTCAAGGTTGGTTTGGAGTCGAATATTTACTTGGTCAATGCTTTTTTGACTGCATTATTGCGCCATAATCAGTTTTCTGAAGCTTTGTATGTTTTCGACAATTGTTTAAATAGGGATATAGTATCATGGAACGCCATGATGGCTGGTTATCTGCAGTATTCCTTTGCAGATGTTCCGGGCTTTTGGTGTAAGATGATTCGGGAAGGGGTGATGCCTGATAATTATACATTTGCTAGTCTTCTCACTGCTTTGTCTGCTCTTACTGATCTCACTTTGGGATTGCAAGTTCATGCGCGGCTTGCTAAGTCTGGTCATGGAAATGAGATGTGTGTAGGCAATTCCTTGGTCGATATGTACTTGAAAAACCAAAAATTGGCTGATGGTTGGAAAGCTTTTGAAGAAATGCCTTGTAGAGATGTGCATACTTGGACTCAAGTGGCAGCTGGGTGTttaaattgtggtgaacctAGAGAAGCACTAGAGGTTGTCAAAGAGATGAGGGAGATGGGAGTGAAACCGAACAAGTTTACTCTTGTTACTGCACTTAATGCATGTGCTAATTTAGCTTCTttagatgatggaaatagattTCATGGGTTGAAAATTAAGCTTGGTGATGAAGTTGACGTGTGTGTGGATAATGCTCTGTTGGACATGTATGCAAAATGTGGATTAATGGATAGTGCATTAAGTGTATTTCGATCGATGAAAGACAGGACAGTTGTTTCATGGACGACAATGATAATGGGGTATGCACAAAATGGGCATGCAAGAAAAGCTTTAGATATCTTCAGTGAGATGAGGGTGGAAGGTCCAGAACCtaattatattacattcatATGTGTACTATATGCATGTAGCCTAGGAGGATACATTGATGAAGCTTGGAGGCATATTTCTTCCATGAATGACGACTACGGAATCTCACCTGGAGAAGATCACTATGCATGCATGGTAAATCTCTTAGGCCTGGCTGGGCGTACGAAAGAAGCTGAGGCCTTAATCCTCCAAATGCCATCCAAACCAGGAGTACTAGTTTGGCAGACTTTACTCGGCGCTTGTCGGCTTCATGGGGATATTGACACTGCAACTCGTGCAGCAAAGCATGCTTTAAATCTAGACAGACATGCCCCTTCAACTTATGTATTGTTAAGCAACACGTTCGCTGATACGAGCAATTGGAATGCCGTAGGGACGCTGAGAGAATTGATGGGAAGTAGGGATGTGAAGAAGATGTATGGCTCTAGCTGGATTAGCTAA